In Candidatus Hadarchaeales archaeon, one DNA window encodes the following:
- a CDS encoding anthranilate synthase component I family protein, with amino-acid sequence METFILRRKGCLDPARFYLGIRGKSEASFLLESAEGPGELARYSVVGYVPLLHLRVKGEEFRLWKRGELIEEGKVERDPLELVREKMFIGASADIRYLCPVVGYVGYDYVRSQVELDARTVDDLGHPELEFVLPERVVVFDGVKDERIYAVNLLPDEGKEVAERALKELTMVREREPEGEMGAIRVRSNVSRREFERMVEVARDYIHGGDVIQVVLSRRMELVPSPPPEVFYFRLRELNPSPYLFMLDFPGRTVIGSSPELQVKVEGREVSVRPIAGTRRRGKGKEDERLEEELRSDEKERAEHVMLVDLARNDVGKVSEFGSVKVREFMKVEKYSHVQHLVSHVTGCLREGVDALEAFRATFPAGTVTGAPKVRAMEIIEELEPTRRGIYAGAVGVFGPPSQPGDPGTADFAIAIRTMVVERGRGYLQVGAGVVADSKGWKEYLETKNKGRALLLAAGVEA; translated from the coding sequence ATGGAAACCTTCATCCTCCGGAGGAAGGGGTGCCTAGACCCTGCTAGGTTCTATCTGGGGATAAGGGGGAAGTCGGAGGCCTCCTTCCTGCTGGAGTCGGCGGAGGGGCCGGGTGAGCTTGCCAGGTACTCGGTGGTGGGATATGTCCCCCTCCTGCACTTGAGGGTGAAGGGGGAGGAATTTCGGCTGTGGAAGAGGGGAGAGTTGATAGAGGAAGGAAAGGTGGAAAGGGATCCCTTGGAGCTGGTGAGGGAGAAGATGTTCATAGGCGCCTCCGCGGACATCAGGTACCTGTGTCCGGTGGTGGGCTACGTGGGCTACGATTACGTGCGCTCGCAGGTGGAGCTGGACGCCCGCACCGTGGACGACTTGGGCCATCCCGAGCTGGAATTCGTTCTTCCGGAGAGGGTGGTGGTGTTTGACGGCGTGAAGGATGAGAGGATCTACGCCGTGAACCTTCTGCCCGACGAAGGAAAGGAGGTGGCTGAAAGGGCTCTGAAGGAGTTGACGATGGTAAGAGAAAGGGAGCCCGAGGGAGAGATGGGTGCGATAAGGGTAAGGAGCAACGTGAGCAGGAGGGAATTCGAGAGGATGGTAGAAGTGGCTCGCGATTACATCCACGGGGGAGACGTCATACAGGTGGTCCTTTCAAGGAGGATGGAGCTGGTGCCCTCTCCCCCTCCCGAAGTTTTCTACTTTCGCCTAAGGGAGCTGAATCCTTCCCCCTACCTGTTCATGCTCGATTTTCCCGGTCGTACGGTCATAGGCTCGAGTCCGGAGCTCCAGGTGAAGGTGGAGGGAAGGGAAGTGAGCGTGAGACCGATTGCAGGCACTAGGAGGAGGGGAAAGGGGAAGGAGGATGAAAGGCTGGAGGAAGAGCTCAGGTCGGATGAAAAGGAGAGGGCCGAACATGTGATGCTCGTGGACCTGGCTAGGAACGATGTGGGAAAGGTTTCGGAGTTTGGATCGGTGAAGGTAAGGGAATTCATGAAGGTGGAAAAGTACAGCCATGTACAGCATTTGGTCTCGCATGTGACCGGTTGTCTTCGTGAAGGAGTGGATGCCTTGGAAGCCTTTCGCGCCACCTTCCCGGCGGGTACGGTAACGGGGGCCCCCAAGGTGAGGGCCATGGAAATCATCGAAGAACTGGAACCCACCAGGAGAGGCATCTACGCTGGAGCGGTGGGGGTCTTCGGTCCACCCTCCCAGCCGGGTGATCCTGGAACGGCCGATTTCGCCATAGCCATACGTACGATGGTAGTGGAGAGGGGGAGGGGATACCTGCAAGTGGGTGCGGGGGTGGTGGCGGATTCGAAGGGTTGGAAGGAATACTTGGAGACGAAGAACAAGGGGAGGGCGCTCTTGCTTGCGGCAGGGGTGGAAGCGTGA
- a CDS encoding aminodeoxychorismate/anthranilate synthase component II, translating to MRVLVIDNIDSFVYNLVQYLGELGAEPVVLTNRSSLKEVEETKPDAIVISPGPKTPSEAGISVEVVRRFSGKIPILGVCLGHQVIAYAFGGRIGKAKRIVHGKTSRIRHDGSRLFKGVPNPFEATRYHSLVVEREDLPEELLVCCETEDAYREIMGIRHRELPIFGLQFHPESILTPEGKKILQNFLEEAG from the coding sequence GTGAGGGTCCTCGTGATAGACAACATAGATTCCTTCGTTTACAACTTGGTGCAATATCTGGGGGAGCTTGGGGCAGAGCCGGTGGTGCTCACCAATCGTTCCTCCCTGAAGGAAGTGGAGGAAACGAAACCCGATGCCATAGTGATCTCTCCTGGACCAAAAACTCCCTCGGAGGCCGGAATTTCCGTAGAGGTTGTGAGGAGATTCAGCGGGAAGATTCCCATCCTGGGTGTTTGTCTAGGCCACCAAGTGATCGCTTACGCTTTCGGGGGGAGGATAGGAAAGGCCAAGAGAATAGTACATGGGAAGACTTCAAGGATAAGACACGATGGAAGCAGGTTGTTCAAGGGGGTGCCCAATCCCTTCGAAGCCACCCGCTATCATTCGTTGGTGGTTGAGAGGGAGGATTTGCCTGAGGAATTGCTGGTGTGTTGCGAAACCGAAGATGCGTACAGGGAAATCATGGGCATCAGACACAGGGAGCTTCCCATCTTCGGGTTACAGTTCCATCCCGAATCCATCCTCACTCCAGAAGGGAAAAAAATCCTCCAGAATTTTTTGGAGGAAGCGGGATGA
- the trpD gene encoding anthranilate phosphoribosyltransferase, protein MNILQRCLEKILRFSPLTGEEASEVMRYMMSGEAPPLQVAAFLTALRMKGETVEELTAFAKTMREFSLKVEVGGKLVDTCGTGGDSIKTFNISTTAMFVAAGAGITVAKHGNRSVTSKAGSADVLEALGAVIDLPPKEVKRCLEQVGIGFMFAPVFHPAMRYVAPIRKELGIRTVFNLLGPLTNPAGAKAHLLGVFEPDLTEKMALVLRALGCERAMVVHGMDGLDEFSTLGETKVSELVEGEVRTFRMRPEDLGLERARAKDLEGGGPKENARILLRVLEGERGPKRDIVLLNASAILVVGGKVENLKEGLQLASETLDSGRALKKLEEFVKATGGELKREELEGKG, encoded by the coding sequence ATGAACATCCTGCAGAGGTGTCTGGAGAAGATCCTCCGTTTTTCCCCACTTACGGGTGAAGAGGCATCGGAGGTCATGCGATACATGATGTCCGGCGAGGCACCTCCCCTTCAAGTGGCAGCCTTTCTAACGGCCTTGCGCATGAAGGGGGAAACGGTGGAGGAACTTACCGCCTTCGCTAAAACGATGAGGGAATTTTCGCTGAAGGTGGAGGTGGGGGGGAAGTTGGTGGACACATGCGGGACGGGAGGGGATTCGATAAAGACCTTCAACATAAGTACCACTGCCATGTTCGTGGCGGCAGGAGCGGGGATAACTGTGGCCAAGCATGGCAATCGCTCTGTGACCAGCAAGGCTGGAAGTGCGGACGTGCTCGAGGCCCTGGGTGCTGTCATAGACCTTCCACCCAAAGAGGTGAAGAGGTGTTTGGAGCAGGTGGGGATAGGTTTCATGTTTGCACCCGTTTTCCATCCAGCCATGAGATATGTGGCCCCCATAAGGAAAGAGTTGGGTATAAGAACGGTGTTCAACCTTTTGGGACCCCTCACCAATCCCGCCGGTGCAAAGGCCCATCTCCTGGGAGTGTTCGAACCGGACCTAACGGAGAAAATGGCCTTGGTTTTGAGGGCACTGGGTTGCGAGAGGGCCATGGTGGTACATGGCATGGATGGGTTGGATGAGTTCTCCACTTTGGGGGAAACCAAGGTTTCGGAGTTGGTGGAGGGGGAAGTGAGGACCTTCAGGATGAGACCGGAGGACTTGGGTCTGGAGAGGGCGAGGGCAAAGGACTTGGAGGGAGGTGGACCCAAGGAGAATGCTAGGATCCTCCTCAGGGTTTTGGAGGGAGAGAGGGGTCCCAAGAGGGATATCGTCCTTCTAAACGCCTCGGCCATTCTGGTCGTGGGGGGGAAGGTGGAGAACTTGAAGGAGGGGCTTCAATTGGCTTCGGAGACTTTGGATTCCGGTAGGGCGTTGAAGAAACTGGAGGAATTCGTGAAGGCAACGGGTGGGGAGTTGAAGAGGGAAGAGCTGGAGGGGAAGGGATGA